A stretch of Telopea speciosissima isolate NSW1024214 ecotype Mountain lineage chromosome 11, Tspe_v1, whole genome shotgun sequence DNA encodes these proteins:
- the LOC122645380 gene encoding multicopper oxidase LPR1 homolog 1-like, translating into MGDNRLLSIFVVLIVLICGGAVTPVPSTAAETPVTDATLQQVSASLQMYVDELPQIPKLSGYSMQHRSSPAPGNLTIGMFEKTWKFHRDLPKTTVFAYGTSAEEATIPGPVIEALKQVPTSVTWENHLPQNHIFSWDPTITTAIPKNGGVPTVVHLHGGVHPPQDDGHPLSWFTSNFNDTGSQWTQATYTYPNVQAAGNLWYHDHALGLTRVNLLAGLIGPYVIRDPKVENPLNLPSGSEFDRHLMIIDRSFFKNGSIYINSTGDNPSIHPQWQPEYFGDAIIVNGKAWPYLKVQRRKYRFRIINAANARYFNFSLSNGLPFVQIGSDSSYLNSPVQTQSILLAPAEIADVVIDFSPSQTNESILTNTAPYPYPTGSPVDQLSGNVMKFIIASGNPTRPDNSKIPKSLVNYPVATSEGAVQKRYIVLYEYDSATENPTHLYINGKSFSDPVTETPRSGTSEVWEVINLTPDNHPLHIHLATFQAIKVQELVNETTFSDCMTAKNDAIACNVTDYAIGQLLTIPNYEKTWKNVVKIEPGYQTTVVVKFNMVETNTTYPFNVTAAPGYVYHCHILDHEDNEMIRPMKLTL; encoded by the exons ATGGGAGATAATAGATTATTATCAATCTTTGTTGTGTTAATCGTGCTGATTTGTGGTGGAGCGGTCACCCCAGTACCGTCAACCGCTGCGGAAACTCCGGTGACTGATGCAACCCTTCAGCAAGTTTCTGCTTCTCTGCAAATGTATGTTGATGAGCTCCCCCAAATTCCAAAGCTCTCTGGTTATTCAATGCAACACCGCAGCTCACCAGCACCTGGAAATCTCACCATAGGCATGTTCGAGAAGACATGG AAATTCCACCGTGATTTACCTAAAACAACAGTCTTCGCATATGGTACATCGGCAGAGGAGGCCACCATACCTGGACCAGTGATCGAGGCCTTGAAACAGGTGCCTACATCAGTGACATGGGAGAATCACCTTCCTCAAAACCACATCTTCTCATGGGACCCAACCATCACCACTGCCATCCCTAAGAATGGTGGAGTTCCAACGGTTGTCCATCTCCATGGTGGCGTCCATCCACCACAAGACGACGGTCACCCACTCTCCTGGTTCACCTCCAATTTCAATGATACCGGCTCTCAATGGACCCAAGCAACCTACACATACCCGAACGTCCAAGCTGCCGGTAACTTATGGTACCATGATCATGCACTTGGGTTAACACGTGTCAACCTCTTAGCAGGCCTGATTGGGCCTTACGTCATCCGTGATCCAAAAGTAGAAAACCCTTTGAACCTCCCATCTGGATCAGAGTTTGATCGGCACTTGATGATCATCGATCGAAGCTTCTTCAAAAATGGATCCATCTACATCAACTCAACTGGTGATAACCCCTCCATTCACCCACAATGGCAACCAGAATATTTTGGTGATGCCATTATAGTTAACGGTAAGGCTTGGCCATATCTTAAGGTCCAACGAAGGAAGTACCGTTTTAGGATCATCAATGCCGCCAATGCAAGATACTTTAACTTCTCCTTATCCAATGGCCTCCCATTCGTCCAAATAGGATCTGATTCATCATACCTCAACTCCCCAGTCCAGACTCAGAGTATTCTCCTAGCCCCCGCTGAGATTGCCGATGTTGTAATTGACTTCTCACCTTCTCAAACCAATGAGTCTATCTTAACCAATACTGCACCTTACCCGTACCCGACAGGCAGCCCGGTAGACCAGCTGAGCGGAAACGTCATGAAGTTCATCATTGCATCGGGTAATCCGACCCGCCCCGATAattcaaaaatcccaaaaagcCTAGTGAATTATCCGGTAGCAACAAGTGAAGGTGCAGTGCAGAAGAGGTATATCGTGTTGTATGAGTATGATAGTGCTACCGAAAACCCAACCCATCTCTATATTAATGGGAAAAGCTTCTCGGATCCGGTGACGGAAACTCCGAGATCCGGTACCAGCGAGGTTTGGGAGGTGATCAACTTGACCCCAGATAATCACCCACTCCACATCCATTTAGCCACCTTCCAGGCAATCAAGGTTCAAGAGTTGGTAAATGAAACTACGTTCTCCGATTGTATGACAGCAAAGAACGATGCAATTGCATGCAACGTGACAGACTATGCGATTGGGCAATTGTTAACAATCCCTAACTATGAGAAGACATGGAAGAATGTAGTGAAGATAGAGCCTGGATATCAAACTACTGTGGTTGTCAAGTTTAATATGGTGGAGACCAATACAACATATCCCTTCAATGTCACTGCTGCACCTGGATATGTCTACCATTGTCAT ATTTTGGACCATGAGGATAATGAGATGATACGACCAATGAAGTTGACTCTttga
- the LOC122645655 gene encoding multicopper oxidase LPR1 homolog 1-like, whose translation MEAIRLLTILILLSMRIWSGAATPAPSSTAAPPPITEATLQQVAASLKMYVDELPKIPKLFGYSMRHGSPAPGNLAIGMFEKKWKFHRDFPSTTVFAYGTSAEAATVPGPLIEALKGIKTSVTWQNYLPQNHFLSWDPTVTCAIPKHGGVPTVVHLHGGVHPPQEDGNPNAWFTSSYRETGPAWTQPTYTYLNIQHAGNLWYHDHALGLTRVNILAGLVGPYVIRDPKLEKPWNLPSGPDFDRHLMVFDRSFYMNGSIYINSTGDNPSIHPQWQPEYFGDAIIVNGKAWPFLKVQRRKYRFRIINASNARFFNFSLSNGLPFIQVGSDASYLNSPVQTQSILLSPAETADVIVDFSTPNTNESVLTNSAPYPYPTGNPVDNLTGNVMKFIISPENQNSPCKIPTSLVNYPAATTEGSVKTRYIVLYEYESTTGNPTHLYINGKSFLDPVTELPKVGTTEVWEVINLTQDNHPLHIHLATFQAIKVEELVDLDTFRNCMIAQKNDAVGCNVTAHLSGKLLSIPNYEKTWKNVVKIVPGYQTTTIVRFNMVETNTTYPFNATAAPGYVYHCHILDHENNQMIRPLKMVL comes from the exons ATGGAGGCTATCAGATTGTTAACCATCCTTATACTGTTAAGTATGAGGATTTGGAGTGGAGCAGCCACCCCAGCACCGTCGTCGACCGCCGCGCCACCTCCGATAACAGAAGCAACCCTTCAGCAAGTGGCTGCTTCTCTGAAAATGTATGTTGATGAGCTCCCAAAAATTCCAAAGCTCTTTGGTTATTCAATGCGACATGGCTCACCAGCTCCTGGAAATCTCGCTATAGGCATGTTCGAGAAGAAATGG AAATTCCACCGTGATTTCCCTTCAACGACAGTCTTCGCATATGGTACATCAGCAGAGGCAGCTACCGTACCTGGACCACTCATCGAAGCTCTAAAAGGGATAAAAACATCAGTGACATGGCAAAATTACCTTCCTCAGAACCACTTCCTCTCATGGGACCCAACCGTCACTTGTGCCATCCCTAAGCATGGTGGGGTTCCAACAGTCGTCCATCTCCATGGAGGTGTCCATCCACCACAAGAAGACGGCAACCCAAATGCTTGGTTCACCTCCAGTTACCGAGAAACCGGACCTGCCTGGACCCAACCAACCTACACATACCTGAACATCCAACATGCTGGTAACCTATGGTACCATGATCATGCACTTGGTTTAACACGTGTCAACATCCTAGCAGGCCTGGTTGGCCCATATGTGATCCGTGATCCAAAATTagaaaaaccttggaatctcccATCCGGACCAGATTTTGATCGGCACCTGATGGTCTTCGACCGGAGCTTCTACATGAATGGTTCCATTTACATCAATTCAACTGGTGACAATCCTTCCATTCACCCACAATGGCAACCAGAATACTTTGGTGATGCCATTATAGTTAACGGTAAAGCTTGGCCATTTCTTAAAGTCCAACGAAGGAAGTACCGTTTTAGAATCATCAACGCTTCCAATGCGAGATTTTTTAACTTCTCATTATCCAATGGTCTTCCGTTCATCCAAGTAGGATCAGATGCGTCCTACCTCAACTCCCCAGTCCAGACACAGAGTATCCTCTTATCCCCCGCCGAGACCGCTGATGTCATAGTTGACTTTTCAACTCCAAACACCAACGAATCTGTCTTAACTAATAGTGCACCTTACCCATACCCGACAGGCAACCCGGTGGATAATCTAACCGGAAATGTTATGAAGTTCATAATATCACCAGAAAACCAGAATTCTCCCTGTAAGATTCCGACAAGCCTAGTGAATTACCCGGCAGCAACAACAGAAGGTTCAGTGAAGACGAGGTATATAGTGTTGTATGAGTATGAAAGTACTACCGGAAACCCGACCCATCTGTATATTAATGGGAAGAGCTTCTTGGACCCGGTGACGGAACTTCCGAAAGTTGGTACAACAGAGGTGTGGGAGGTGATCAACCTGACCCAAGATAATCACCCGCTTCACATACACTTGGCAACATTTCAAGCGATCaaggtggaggagttggtgGATCTTGATACATTTAGAAACTGCATGATTGCACAGAAGAATGATGCAGTTGGGTGTAACGTGACAGCCCATTTAAGTGGGAAATTGCTAAGTATCCCAAACTATGAGAAGACATGGAAGAATGTAGTGAAGATAGTACCTGGATATCAAACTACAACGATAGTCAGATTTAATATGGTGGAGACTAATACAACATATCCTTTCAATGCTACTGCTGCACCTGGATATGTCTACCATTGTCAT ATTTTAGACCACGAAAATAACCAGATGATACGACCATTGAAGATGGTTCTTTGA
- the LOC122645381 gene encoding multicopper oxidase LPR1 homolog 1-like: MSSTQVFNKRATSLQRKLVFDSEKIPLMKFHRDLPKTTVFAYGTSAEEATIPGPVIEALKQVPTSVTWENHLPQNHIFSWDHTITTAIPKNGGVPTVVHLHGGVHPPQDDGHPLSWFTSNFNDTGSQWTQATYTYPNVQAAGNLWYHDHALGLTRVNLLAGLIGPYVIRDPKVENPLNLPSGSEFDRHLMIIDRSFFKNGSIYINSTGDNPSIHPQWQPEYFGDAIIVNGKAWPYLKVQRRKYRFRIINAANARYFNFSLSNGLPFVQIGSDSSYLNSPVQTQSILLAPAEIADVVIDFSPSQTNESILTNTAPYPYPTGSPVDQLSGNVMKFIIASGNPTRPDNSKIPKSLVNYPVATSEGAVQKRYIVLYEYDSATENPTHLYINGKSFSDPVTETPRSGTSEVWEVINLTPDNHPLHIHLATFQAIKVQELVNETTFSDCMTAKNDAIACNVTDYAIGQLLTIPNYEKTWKNVVKIEPGYQTTVVVKFNMVETNTTYPFNVTAAPGYVYHCHILDHEDNEMIRPMKLTL; this comes from the exons atgagttctacccaagtcttTAACAAGCGAGCAACATCTTTACAAAGGAAGCTTGTAtttgatagtgaaaaaattccacttATG AAATTCCACCGTGATTTACCTAAAACAACAGTCTTCGCATATGGTACATCGGCAGAGGAGGCAACCATACCTGGACCAGTGATCGAGGCCTTGAAACAGGTGCCAACATCAGTGACATGGGAGAATCACCTTCCTCAAAACCACATCTTCTCATGGGACCACACCATCACCACTGCCATCCCTAAGAATGGTGGAGTTCCAACGGTTGTCCATCTCCATGGTGGCGTCCATCCACCACAAGACGACGGTCACCCACTTTCCTGGTTCACCTCCAATTTCAATGATACCGGCTCTCAATGGACCCAAGCAACCTACACATACCCAAACGTCCAAGCTGCCGGTAACTTATGGTACCATGATCATGCACTTGGATTAACACGTGTCAACCTCTTAGCAGGCCTGATTGGGCCTTACGTCATCCGTGATCCAAAAGTAGAAAACCCTTTGAACCTCCCATCTGGATCAGAGTTTGATCGGCACTTGATGATCATCGATCGAAGCTTCTTCAAAAATGGATCCATCTACATCAACTCAACTGGTGATAACCCCTCCATTCACCCACAATGGCAACCAGAATATTTTGGTGATGCCATTATAGTTAACGGTAAGGCTTGGCCATATCTTAAGGTCCAACGAAGGAAGTACCGTTTTAGGATCATCAATGCCGCCAATGCAAGATACTTTAACTTCTCCTTATCCAATGGCCTCCCATTCGTCCAAATAGGATCTGATTCATCATACCTCAACTCCCCAGTCCAGACTCAGAGTATTCTCCTAGCCCCCGCTGAGATTGCCGATGTTGTAATTGACTTCTCACCTTCTCAAACCAATGAGTCTATCTTAACCAATACTGCACCTTACCCGTACCCGACAGGCAGCCCGGTAGACCAGCTGAGCGGAAACGTCATGAAGTTCATCATTGCATCGGGTAATCCGACCCGCCCCGATAattcaaaaatcccaaaaagcCTAGTGAATTATCCGGTAGCAACAAGTGAAGGTGCAGTGCAGAAGAGGTATATCGTGTTGTATGAGTATGATAGTGCTACCGAAAACCCAACCCATCTCTATATTAATGGGAAAAGCTTCTCGGATCCGGTGACGGAAACTCCGAGATCCGGTACCAGCGAGGTTTGGGAGGTGATCAACTTGACCCCAGATAATCACCCACTCCACATCCATTTAGCCACCTTCCAGGCAATCAAGGTTCAAGAGTTGGTAAATGAAACTACGTTCTCCGATTGTATGACAGCAAAGAACGATGCAATTGCATGCAACGTGACAGACTATGCGATTGGGCAATTGTTAACAATCCCTAACTATGAGAAGACATGGAAGAATGTAGTGAAGATAGAGCCTGGATATCAAACTACTGTGGTTGTCAAGTTTAATATGGTGGAGACCAATACAACATATCCCTTCAATGTCACTGCTGCACCTGGATATGTCTACCATTGTCAT ATTTTGGACCATGAGGATAATGAGATGATACGACCAATGAAGTTGACTCTttga